The nucleotide sequence TTGGGACAGTTTTGTGAGATACCAACTGTATGCAGTTGTCTCAATCAGTGCTCTGGGCGTGGGCATTGCCGTGGTGGTTTTTGTGAGGTGCGCTATAACTCCCAACCAATTTAACTGTGAAAAACTAGGAAAACAggtgttttatttttctttttcattttgttgATGCTTTGTCAAGTTAAAAAGATTATTAACTCAATAGACAAATatgtctcttacttttaccagctGCTGCTTTTGCCACAATACCTGTACTGAAGTTAGTTATTCAGTGTGACAGAGGTTATTATGGAATCGATTGCAGTGTTCCATCTTCGATATCACCTATTCAAGAATGGCCAGAATGGCTTCGACCAGCTACAATTGATTTACATGATAAGGCACCTACAAGTAGTGATCTTCTGACCATCAAAGCTGTAGTTAAAAAGAAAAGGCCACTCATATATGTTTATGATCTGCCACCAGAGTTCAATGCACACCTTCTTGAGGTAGCTTCATCACTCATATTCTCTTGTTTGAAACAAAAATGATCAAGATCTGTACacttttttacattttcttttgcAGGGACGGCATTTCAAGTTTGAGTGTGTTAACAGAATATATACTGATAAGAATAGAACTTTATGGACTGATCAGTTATATGGATCACAGGTGGTTGTTTATGAGAATACGACAAGAATTGTTACTATTATTTTATACAACATATCCTTACATCATTCTTCACTATATAGATGGCACTCTATGAGAGCATTCTCGCTAGTCCTTATCGAACAATGAATGGTGAAGAAGCAGATTACTTTTATGTTCCAGTTCTCGATTCCTGTATAATAACTCGAGCAGATGATGCGCCTCACTTACGCATGAAGGTATGAGTTTTGTAGCTATTGTTTTGTTCTAGTGCTTTCTCTAAAATAATTCCATGTTCTTCATTACCATCTTTTGGTTGAAAACAATTGTTGatacataaaagaaaaagaaggaaaagtaCTCAAAAGATAACTCGAATCCCAGGAACAAAAGGGTTTAAGGAGTTATTTTACTTTGGAGTTCTACAAGAGGGCTTATGATCATATCGTTGAGCACTATCCTTACTGGAATCGGTCCTCTGGAAAGGACCATATATGGGTATGGCACTGATGTTCCAAATGgtgagaatttaaattttatggACTTATGTTGAGAATCTAACCTCATTGCTTCTACCTCATGGCAGTTTTTTTCATGGGATGAAGGTGCTTGCTATGCCCCAACACAAATCTGGAATAGCATGATGTTAGTTCACTGGGGGAATACTAACTCAAAATATAATCACTCAACGACAGCTTATTGGGCTGACAACTGGGACCAAATACCCTCCTTTAAAAGAGGCAACCATCCTTGCTTTGACCCAGCGAAGGATCTTGTCCTTCCTGCATGGAAAAGGCCTCAACCAGGTGCAATATGGGCAAAACTTTGGGCAAGGTACCCATGAAGTTTAACTGACTTCTGTGTCTTTTCTCATTATTGGATTCATCTAAGGTTGGTCTAACTGGATGTGTAGACCACGGACAGAGCGTACTACTCTATTCTACTTCGACGGAAACTTAGGACCTGCCTATGAAAACGGTCGACCTGAAGACACGTGAgtaaatattttagaacataatGGTCTTGACACCACAATTATTTATCTGATGGTTATATATCTGTTGATTTCAAAATGATTTCAGGTACAGTATGGGCATTAGGCAAAAACTGGCTGAGGAATTTAGTTCTACACCTAACAAAGAGGGCAAGCTTGGGAGACAGCATATTGCTAATGTAACAGTAACTTCTGTGCGCTCTTCCAAGTATTATGATGATCTGGCTAGCTCTATTTTCTGTGGTGTGTTGCCTGGGGATGGATGGAGTGGACGCATGGAAGATAGTATGCAGCAAGGATGCATTCCTGTAATAATTCAGGTGTCCATATGTTTCTCCCTTTGCTTCTAAAATAGTGTTGGCCTTCCCACCAATGAAGTGAGAAGCTTAAATTTATGCAAAATTGGCCCTGCACACTAAGAGGCTGCTTCTGTAACTTGAACCCTTGACACCCAAGTTTCGACAAAGCAACTGTACCATAGCACTAGGGCTTGTTCGCAGTTTCATGCTTCTACTTCCTGTACTTAATTAGAAACCTAGATTTTCCCTTTCTGATCTCTTCCTCATTCTTAGAATGGGATCTTCCTTCATGCCATAACATATAAAACTCTCTTGTTCCTTTTGGTAGCATATTCATTTTTGATGCCCATCTTTGTTCCTGCTTTCTGTCTATTGAATGAAGCTGCAAATTTTAGTTGTTCTTCTATGCCAGTATTTTGACTTTTCTCTGACTTATATAATTTTGACACCTTGGTTGCAGGATGGTATCTACCTTCCGTATGAGAATGTCTTTAATTACAGAAGTTTTGCAGTTCGAATTCAAGAAGATGATATTCCAAACTTGATTAAAATTCTACAGGTAATATAGCATCCTTCTCGCAACATTTTTTTATGTTCATGTAACAAGCTGTTATGTACTTATTGATACCCTTACTGGACTGTCCAGCAATTTAATGAGACAGAAATAGACTTTATGTTGGCAAATATACATCAAACCTGGCAGAGGTTCTTATATCGGGACTCAGTGTTGCTTGAGGCTCAGAGGCAAAAGAATTTGTTTTCTGTGGAGGATGACTGGGCAGTCGAGTTCTCAAAATTGGAGGAAGATGATGTTTTCTCTACATTTATACAGGTAACACTGTTACCAATTTGGTAGCTAgttttaacattctcaaaatgtgaACTTCAAATTTAGTTAAGAAAATAACTCAAACTCTAAATGATAAGATGCAGCAGCATCAAAGTATAAACCAGCAGTAATATTTCAATTTACAGAGATTTAGGTAATTAAACTGCTCAAGTCTTTCAAACCTTTCTTAGCATCAAGTCTTTCAATTTCAACATGTTTCCTAATGCACGAAGGAGGGTATTTGCTGATAGAGATGGTctattcattctttgatatgaaGACTTGGAGATTGTTAAATACTAAGGGCCTGTATTAAAATCTTGATCTGATACCAGTATCTATCAGCGGTTGGGCCAGTTTCATATTGGTACAGGACAATGTACCAGTCAATACACAGACCatacagaaagagagagaagaatggGCGGAAGGAGGAAGAAGCAGAATTGATATGATACGATGTATTGGGACTCTTGGTACGGATACATAAGGCTGGAATCACCCGGaccagagagaaatagagagagaaaaaaacaggaggggaggaggaggcaaAGTAAGaggtggaagaggaagagaaagacgaggaagaagaggtGCATGCCTACCAGTAGAAAGAGGCATGGCAATGCATATTAGTACGATGTGGCAGCAATGATGTGGTGGGAAGGACAAAGCAGCAGTGGTGCAAAAGGGAGGATGAGATGTAGGAGAGAGAGTGAGCGGAGGAggtaatggtggtggtggtggtagtggtggtgaagaaaaaggaaaaaggaaagaaagttgATAGCTGTCAGGATTAAAGAAATAACAACTTGATACCTACAGCAATAGGCTTATTGTTTGGTACAGCTTGGTACTAGTCTTCTTATGACTCAGTAAATCTGATACAGTAAGGTTACGGGATGGTAAGCCTGATTTGAGACTGAACCAGGTGAATCACTCAGTACATGTACCAATCGGCTTTCAGACTGGTGAATACTAGTCATGTACCAACCAATATAGTTGAAGTTTGATCCATAATGGTGAAAATAATTCAGATGTGGCAAGAAATACCCAGATATGTGAGCCTGGTATTGCTTTCCATGTAAATCTAAATTGATAAATTACAATTAGGTAAATCAACAACAGTAACAACATAGTGCTGTTTAGGTACATTGTCATGCAGCCGTTCTTTCCCCTGAGTAAGAAAACAAAATAAGTTATAAACATGTGAGGTATGAAGGCACATCCTTAATTGTTAGAATCATGAAAAGTCTTTTTATGTTCATTTTTTTCCTCCAAACCCTATAGGGTTTTAGAAATGACAAAGCATCATAAACTAAACAACATTTTCACATACATGGCAGTGTATCCCAATTTGTACCCAAATGGAGAG is from Musa acuminata AAA Group cultivar baxijiao chromosome BXJ1-6, Cavendish_Baxijiao_AAA, whole genome shotgun sequence and encodes:
- the LOC135585407 gene encoding uncharacterized protein LOC135585407: MVSFPSWKYPWSLVVAIGLLLILASAIHMFLSPIFPSSLDFFGGRQNSASCAPFNASSDRGRTERWDDVEWGARFPADSHGAVTYRGAPWKAEIGRWLSGCGSALATVQVVENIGGKSCQNDCSGRGVCNRELGACRCFHGYDGEGCTKKLELNCNLPVSPEQPFGSWIVSICPAYCDTTRAMCFCGQGTKYPNRPVAEACGFKINLPSQPGGPKVTDWTKADFDNIFTTNGTKPGWCNVDPEDAYASKVKFKEECDCKYDCLLGQFCEIPTVCSCLNQCSGRGHCRGGFCECDRGYYGIDCSVPSSISPIQEWPEWLRPATIDLHDKAPTSSDLLTIKAVVKKKRPLIYVYDLPPEFNAHLLEGRHFKFECVNRIYTDKNRTLWTDQLYGSQMALYESILASPYRTMNGEEADYFYVPVLDSCIITRADDAPHLRMKEQKGLRSYFTLEFYKRAYDHIVEHYPYWNRSSGKDHIWFFSWDEGACYAPTQIWNSMMLVHWGNTNSKYNHSTTAYWADNWDQIPSFKRGNHPCFDPAKDLVLPAWKRPQPGAIWAKLWARPRTERTTLFYFDGNLGPAYENGRPEDTYSMGIRQKLAEEFSSTPNKEGKLGRQHIANVTVTSVRSSKYYDDLASSIFCGVLPGDGWSGRMEDSMQQGCIPVIIQDGIYLPYENVFNYRSFAVRIQEDDIPNLIKILQQFNETEIDFMLANIHQTWQRFLYRDSVLLEAQRQKNLFSVEDDWAVEFSKLEEDDVFSTFIQVLHYKLHNDPWRQDLAQARKDFGLPNFCLKRTH